GGAGTTAGTGGCCAGGGGTTAAGGAGGCAAGGAGGGCCCACGGGTCATGGGACACCCGGGAAGGGAGCTCAGCTCCCCGTAGAGCGACTGACTCTGGAGCACGCCCGGACGGCAGGACGCTCGACCCTACGAATCCCAGCCGCCGCCATCTTTGTTAGGGGCGCGCGCACTTCCTGCCGGTGGGCGAAAGCGGAGCCGCCTGTGAAACGAAGGCGCTACCGTGGTCCCGAGACCACCGCAGGGCACACACACTTCTGGAAGGCAAAAGCGGAGCGAGACCGAATCTCCGCCATCTTTGATAGGGGCGCACGCACTTCCGGCCACCGGGCGGAAGCTGGGCTGGTGTCCGGGGCGAAGAGGACAACAACGTCCCAACGGAGCGAGGGGTGCGTGGCTGGTCCCTGCGCGACCCCTCGGCCGCCCCGAGGGGCCGACATGGCGGAAGAGGGCGCCGCGGGCGCCGTGCACTTGCTCTGCCTCGCCGCCTCCAGCGGAGTCCCGCTATTCTGCCGGAGCAGCCGAGGGGGTGCCCCCTCCAGGCAGCAGGTGCGCCCCCTAGCGGGAGCGGGAAGGCAGGGGGAGAGAAAACTACAGCTCCCGGCAGCCGCCGCGCGCCCTGGGCCCGCAGCCGCCGGCGTCTGGCGCAGGGCCTGCCGGGAGCTGTAGTTCTCGGGGGCACAGCTCCCATCCTGACGCCCTGCCCCCTTCTAGCTGCCTTTCTCTGTCATCGGCTCCCTCAATGGTGTGCACATGTTTGGCCAGAACCTGGACGTGACGCTGCGCTCCGCGCGCACGGAGGACACGGCCGTCGTGTGGAAGACTTTCCACGACAGGTGGGCCGGGTCTGGACGGGGTGGGGGCGGCCGCCTCTGGCGGGCTGGATGGTGGCCAGGGCCCgcctgtgcctcagtctccccgtTTGTAATAAACCCCGGCGGGGAGGACAGGGGTCGCAGGGTCgtgaccccctcccccccccgacTTTCCCCTCTTCCAGCGTCACCCTCATCGTGCTGTGTTCGGAGCTGGGATGTGCGGAGCTCAGACTGGAGCGGCTGCTGGAGATGGTGTTTGGGGCCATGGTGAGAGGCGGCCAGCTGGGTGCGGACCCCTCCCCTCCTGCCCTGCCCCTATCCTACGGCCCGGGGGTCCAGACCCCCACAATGTCTGTCCCTAGGTCCTGTTGGTTGGCCTTGAAGAGTTGACCAAAATCCGCAACGTGGAGAGGCTGAAGAAAGACCTGCGGGTGAGAGGGGGCTGCGGGCCacgaggagagagaggggaggggcccGGGGGGCCACAGCAGGGCTGGTACTCCAGGCTCTGCCTGGTCCTTCTCTCCCCAGGCCACCTATGGCCTCATCGACAGCCTTCTGGTAGACACGGAGTTGGCCGGGGACCTGACCCAGTGCGTGGACTGCATCATCCCTGCAGACGGGCTGCTGCTGCAGGTCAGGGATggccaggagggagggaagggctgGAGCAGACAGAGGGACCCCACTGATGCCAGCCCTTCTCCTTCAGGACGCATTGGCAGGCTTCGCCGAGGAGATGGGCAGCGTCTTCGCCAGCCTGGTGGCAGGTGGCCGGGTGGTAGTGGGGACAGAAGGTTGGTGGCGTCTCGGGGCTCCTGAGGCGGTGCTACTGCCCTGGCTCGTGGGTACCCTCCCATTCCAGGCCGCTCGAGATTACCCCGTTTACCTGCCCCACGGGAGCCCCACGGTGAGTGAGCAGCAGAGGGGGACCAGGGAAGGAGTCTGGGGGGTGTCTGCCCTCACCCCCTAAGCTGACCCTTTGACAGGTGCCTCACCGGTTCTTGACGCTGATGCTGCTGCCTGGCCTAGAGCTGTGTGTGTTGTGTGGGCCTCAGCCCCCTCTGAGCCAGGTGGAGCCTCAGGTGAGTCACTGGCCCACGGTTACCCAGGGGCCCCAGGGCTGAGCTCGGCTCAGGCCTTGATCCTGGCCTCTGGCCCTCCCTGCATTCTGTCCCAGGTCTTGGAACGCTGGTGGCAGCCCATGCTGGAGCCACTGAGGGCCTGCCTGGCCCTCGTACCCCGGGGGGTTCCTGCAGGCTTCCCCTTGCACTCTGACATTCTGGGGTAAGTGAGAGGGGAGCCAGGACCTGGAAGTCAGGCTTAAGCCTGTGCCCCAAGACCATGAGGTAACAGGGTCTCCCCCACCAGGCTCCTTCTCCTGCACCTGGAGCAGAGACGTGGTCTCTTTACAGTGGATCTCAGTGGAGAGGAAGGTGAGCCACGGGGTGACCAGCACAGCATGGAAGCAGGGTTGTGAGAGAGGGAGGCAGCTTCACGGTCATCTGTTCTCTACCCTAGGTCCTTCCCCAAGTACCCGCCGGCGCCTCCTACGCTCCTTCTATGTGCTGGTCACTGCCACCCACTTCCCCCCAGGTCAGCCAGGCCTGAGGCTtcccagggaggggagggaaaaggaggggggggAGCCCTGGATTCCTAAccagcttttccttttcctcctcagagGAAAAGGCCGAGGAGCAGAGGTGCCCCACGGAGGTTCCACGGGCCTGCTATGTGGTGTCTGGGACATCTGCAGAGGGTCCACAGGGTCAACAGGACCCTGGGGCTGGGCTCAGGTTGGTAGCGGTGCAGGCAGGGCCCCGCCGCCTCCTGCTGCTGGTGAGTCCCCGGAGCCCGACACATGCCCTGCGGGGCCTCGCCTCTCGGACCCTGCACACTCTTACACCATTCCTCTAAGCCCCAATAAAGTGCCCAGAGCTGCCACTGCCCCAGCGTCTCATCTCTTTTATTTGCTCACATTGATACACAGTGGGCTAGGGGCAGGGCAGAAGAGGGGACGGCCCAAGCCCCCTCCCCTCTGTGCTTCAGGGAAGGGGGCCCCGACACTGTAAACAGCAGCAGATcaaaaaatagatacaaaaggGCAAAGGGTTCCTGGTTCCCCCACCTGGAGGCCGGGTCTGACTCCAGGTGCCCTTGTCCCCAGAGTCCTGGAGCCCCTGGCCCAGACTCCCAGGGAGCTGGGCCCCATCCTCACCCCTCCTGGGCAGGGGCACCCACAGTCCAAGGTCAGAACTGCTCAGCCAACAGCTCACACAGGTGACGAGATACGCTCTCCTTGCTGGTCCGGAGAGTCAGGCGGTACATCTGGGCCAGAAGAAATGATGCGGGAGCAGGTGTCAGGGAGCGAGGTGAGGGGCAGGACTGGGAGGCctggtggaggggtggggaggggcagaggagaaCAAAATTCAGGGCCACCCTCTCTCACCTGGGCCTGGGCATTGGGCTCCAGCCGGAGCAGGCAGCCCACCTGCAGGGCCTTGGTCTGCACAATCCCAGCGCCCACGTAGTTCTCGGGGTTTGGATCCACGTTGTCAAGCAGGGCTGAGCCAAAGCCcaggagctgggaatacaaaggagaCCAATGCAGGGAGGCTCCTAGGCCCCTGACCCCTGACCCTAGGGGACCCTGCTCCCTCACCTTGGCCTTGGTCACCTCTGAATCCATGGGGTGATTGGCTTGGAAGATTTTCTGGGCCTCCTGTTGGGGGCTGGAGGTGATAAGAGAGATAGAAACTAGGCTGAGCCCCAGGTGGGGCCGGCCTTAGGGCTGTACAAGTGCACCCACTCTCCAACCCCAACCCCGACCCCGGACCCTCAGCAGCCCCTCACAGGCTCAGCTGCTTCCAGCGCTGGAAGAAATCCTGGGCAGCCATCTCAGTGGGCTGGAAAAACTTGTTGATGGTCACAGGGAGCTTGAGAGTGAGGGCCTGAGGAGTACCCCCATACCTGGACAGGAGGAAGGCAGGGGAAGCtccaggctgtgcactcctggtCAGTCTGGGCACCAGGCCCAGCTCTGTCTCCATCACTCTCCCCGCCCTCCCCCTGCACAGCTTGGGCACCAGGCCCAGCCCCAGGCCCTCACCTGAAGCGCACAGTCAGCAGGGGAGGTGTGAGGAAGTCCCTCAGACACTCAATGTTGAGGACCTGCTGCACCTGTGCACCCCCATCCACCTGTCCTGGCACTCGCTTGGTCTGTACCACCAGCTGTGCAGCCCAGAGGCGTCAAGGAAGGAAACCTGCGTAGGCAGcagggactgggggaggggggtggtctgAGGTGACATCCCACAACAGGACAGGGCCAAAGTTGGACCTGGGGCTCATAGACCTAGAGTAGAGGGCAAGTGAAAGGGCaaggaggggtggggagcctggAACTGGGGCCCTGATCTTGAGGAGGATATGAGTCTGGAGGTCCCCAGGGTGAGTGACGGTGGGACAGAAATTCTGGAACTGGACCGAGGTCTTGTTTCCGTAGAAGAGATACATGCGGCCTGGGAAGAGAAAAGGCCTCTGAGCCTGGTTCAGGGGTGCCGCTGCCCTCCCTGCTCACCTCCTCCCAAATGCCCTCCCACTCCCAGGATTACACACCCAGGTTCTGCCGGAACTCAGACTTGACCCCAATCTGGAGTAaagcattctcaaagaggaccccgTTGTTCTTGCACACAAACCTGTGGAAGCACAGGGCTGGGAGTGAGGGCCAggcaggggtggaggggaaggtggggagagggattgTGGAAGGGCcagtggggagggagggctggTGGGTTGGGAGCAGGAAGGGAAGGCtggtggggcagagagagagagctggcagGTTGGGGGCAAGGAGGGAGGGCTGgtgtgttgggggcagggagggaaggctgGCGCCAAGAGCCAGCTTGAGCTCTGAGCCCAGGCACTGCCTCCCCACAGTCCCCAGCACTCACTTGTTCAGAAGTTCATCGGCCTCAGGGATGGGGACACCAGGGTCCTCAGCACCTGGGCtggatggaaagagaagagatgaggcgggaggggcagggaagaggaagaCAGATGCTCCCCCAGAAGACACAAGAACAAAGCACAGAGGGCTCCCAACCATTCAGGCTCCCCTCCTCCCAGGGCTTCCCCCGCAACACCCAGCACCCCAGCCCTCCCAGCCCCTTCCCCATGCCCACCCCTCAGGCCCCTGGGCTCCGGCCCCCTCCCCCTTACTCAGCAGCTGGAGCCTGGTCGGCCAATAGGGCCCTAGGGCTCTCAGGGGCTGGGGGCTCCAGCTCACTGGGCCATCCAATCCCAGGACAGACACGGGAGAAGGACAGGGCAGGCAGCCAATCCCAGGGAGGCagcagagagaggagagcagGCTGAGCACGGGGCTGATGACGGCcgggagggaaggacagagggagcCAGAGAGGAAGGGCCTAGGACTCAGACGACAGAGAGGGCGCCCAGAGAAGGGCTTCGTGGAAGGACCcacaggagaagggggaggggggctgccCCGGTACCTGAGGAAGGCTTCCTCGGGGCTGAGCCCCAGGCTGGGGGGGCCCCCCACAGAGCTGTCAGAGAACACATCCACCAGGAGGCTGCCGGCGCTGGGGGGGGCTGGAGGGGCCGCCCGCAGCCCCAGAAGGTCGGCTGAAGGCGAGGGTGTAGACTGCAAAGAGAAGGTCCCCATGGAGCCTGGCAGGGGGCCCACCcgtctccccccaccctctcggCCCACTCCTACCCCAGCACTGGGGGCTGGCTCCACACCCCCGTTCACGTCACCCCCAGGCCCGGGCTCCCTGCGCCCATCATCCAAGGTGCTGGCTGCCCCAGGGCCCTTCTTCCGCTTGAGCTTGGCAAGGATGGATGACTCCCTCTCTGGGAAAGGAGGCATCTCTTCCAGCACGGTGGCCTAGGAGGGGGCAGAGAAGGGCATTATGCCCTGCCAGGCCAGACGGGGGTCCCAGGCTGGACCCAACCCAGAAGACAGAGGCCGGCCACAGTCCCACTGACCAGGACGTCGGTGCTGGCGATGGAGCTGAGGGTGAGGTACTCCACCGCACGCTGCTGTAGCTCCACATCGGCATTGCGCAGCTGGGAGCCTGCCCGCAGCACCGCCTGGATGGTGGCCTTGGTCTCGGGGAACAGGTTAATGAACTTGATGTAGGTGGAGAGCAGCAGCGCCCTGGTGGCCACGCTGCACAGGTGGAACTTGGAATGCAGCAGCGAGAACTGCACCGGGGGGCTGTGCGGGCACAGGGCAAGAGGCCGCTGGCACCACTGGCCCTCGAGCTCACCCGCTCCCACCCTGCCCCAGggcccagcagccctcacctggAGCGTGGGTCCCCAGCAATAAGGTTCCCAAACTCTCCGAGGATGTAGCCACCAACCTTCACCATGTTCTCATGGCAGGCGGGTGCTTGGAGGGCCTGGGGAAAGGAGGAGCCGACTGTGACCTGTGGGGGCAGGGGGCACCAGGGAGGACCATAGGAGGAGACAGAGGGGAGGTGCCGTAGGCATGACCTGTGGGAGCAGGGAACACTGGAGAGGAGGACAGGagggggcagaggtggggaggggtctGACCTCAAAGACGGTCTTGGCCGCGTAGCCCTGCACATCATCCCGGTTGGTGACGATCTGGAGCACACGGTACCACACCTCTTCACTCACGTAGTCGCCTGCGATGCGGATCAGGTTGAGGATGGTATCCACGTACCAGCTATAATCAACGGCGTACTTCTCGGCCAGGATTGCCACCTTCAGCACCTGGCGAGGACGAAGCAGGGACCCTGTGGGTGAGGCAGCCCCCTCCCTGGCCTTCAGCCCCTGAGGTCCCCGCTGGGCTGGGGAGCCAGCTCACAATCTCCTCCCGGATGGCGTAGTCAGCTGTCTCCAAGTAGCGCAACATCTCCGACACGATCTGCTTGGCGTTGCTGCGGTCACACATGGCGTAGAGGAGGTCAGCCGCCCGCTGTCTTACACTGACGTCACGCTCCGTCTGGGGCAGATGGGGAGACAgtgagggttgggggtggggcaggaaacACCAGGGGGCCAGTGTGGAGGGGAGGTTGGCAGAGCCAGGGGTGCTACCTTGAGGGCGTTGATGACCGTGTCGATGTGGGTCTTGACAGCCTCATGGGAGAACTCAGAGCTGGCCAGCGTGCACATGCTCTCCAAGGCCAGGTAACGCAGGTTGGTCTCACGGTGCTGGAGGAACTGGCCGAGCTGGTTGCAGGCCCGCACTAGGAGGTTGGGCTCACTGTGGGGCCGGGAAGAGAGGTGAGGGAAGCGGCTCATCCTGGCCCggccttccccagcccccaacccgGGCAGCCCCCAGACCTGTCATAGTGGATTATGAGGCTGATGGTCTCAAAGAGGACGG
This Trichosurus vulpecula isolate mTriVul1 chromosome 2, mTriVul1.pri, whole genome shotgun sequence DNA region includes the following protein-coding sequences:
- the FUZ gene encoding protein fuzzy homolog, yielding MAEEGAAGAVHLLCLAASSGVPLFCRSSRGGAPSRQQLPFSVIGSLNGVHMFGQNLDVTLRSARTEDTAVVWKTFHDSVTLIVLCSELGCAELRLERLLEMVFGAMVLLVGLEELTKIRNVERLKKDLRATYGLIDSLLVDTELAGDLTQCVDCIIPADGLLLQDALAGFAEEMGSVFASLVAGGRVVVGTEGWWRLGAPEAVLLPWLVGTLPFQAARDYPVYLPHGSPTVPHRFLTLMLLPGLELCVLCGPQPPLSQVEPQVLERWWQPMLEPLRACLALVPRGVPAGFPLHSDILGLLLLHLEQRRGLFTVDLSGEEGPSPSTRRRLLRSFYVLVTATHFPPEEKAEEQRCPTEVPRACYVVSGTSAEGPQGQQDPGAGLRLVAVQAGPRRLLLLVSPRSPTHALRGLASRTLHTLTPFL
- the AP2A1 gene encoding AP-2 complex subunit alpha-1 isoform X1; amino-acid sequence: MPAVSKGDGMRGLAVFISDIRNCKSKEAEIKRINKELANIRSKFKGDKALDGYSKKKYVCKLLFIFLLGHDIDFGHMEAVNLLSSNKYTEKQIGYLFISVLVNSTSELIRLINNGVKNDLTSRNPTFMCLALHCIANVGSREMGEAFAADIPRILVAGDSMDSVKQSAALCLLRLYKASPDLVPMGEWTARVVHLLNDQHMGVVTAAVSLITCLCKKNPDDFKTCVSLAVSRLSRIVSSASTDLQDYTYYFVPAPWLSVKLLRLLQCYAPPEDAAVKGRLVECLETVLNKAQEPPKSKKVQHSNAKNAVLFETISLIIHYDSEPNLLVRACNQLGQFLQHRETNLRYLALESMCTLASSEFSHEAVKTHIDTVINALKTERDVSVRQRAADLLYAMCDRSNAKQIVSEMLRYLETADYAIREEIVLKVAILAEKYAVDYSWYVDTILNLIRIAGDYVSEEVWYRVLQIVTNRDDVQGYAAKTVFEALQAPACHENMVKVGGYILGEFGNLIAGDPRSSPPVQFSLLHSKFHLCSVATRALLLSTYIKFINLFPETKATIQAVLRAGSQLRNADVELQQRAVEYLTLSSIASTDVLATVLEEMPPFPERESSILAKLKRKKGPGAASTLDDGRREPGPGGDVNGGVEPAPSAGSTPSPSADLLGLRAAPPAPPSAGSLLVDVFSDSSVGGPPSLGLSPEEAFLSELEPPAPESPRALLADQAPAADPGAEDPGVPIPEADELLNKFVCKNNGVLFENALLQIGVKSEFRQNLGRMYLFYGNKTSVQFQNFCPTVTHPGDLQTQLVVQTKRVPGQVDGGAQVQQVLNIECLRDFLTPPLLTVRFRYGGTPQALTLKLPVTINKFFQPTEMAAQDFFQRWKQLSLPQQEAQKIFQANHPMDSEVTKAKLLGFGSALLDNVDPNPENYVGAGIVQTKALQVGCLLRLEPNAQAQMYRLTLRTSKESVSRHLCELLAEQF
- the AP2A1 gene encoding AP-2 complex subunit alpha-1 isoform X2 encodes the protein MPAVSKGDGMRGLAVFISDIRNCKSKEAEIKRINKELANIRSKFKGDKALDGYSKKKYVCKLLFIFLLGHDIDFGHMEAVNLLSSNKYTEKQIGYLFISVLVNSTSELIRLINNGVKNDLTSRNPTFMCLALHCIANVGSREMGEAFAADIPRILVAGDSMDSVKQSAALCLLRLYKASPDLVPMGEWTARVVHLLNDQHMGVVTAAVSLITCLCKKNPDDFKTCVSLAVSRLSRIVSSASTDLQDYTYYFVPAPWLSVKLLRLLQCYAPPEDAAVKGRLVECLETVLNKAQEPPKSKKVQHSNAKNAVLFETISLIIHYDSEPNLLVRACNQLGQFLQHRETNLRYLALESMCTLASSEFSHEAVKTHIDTVINALKTERDVSVRQRAADLLYAMCDRSNAKQIVSEMLRYLETADYAIREEIVLKVAILAEKYAVDYSWYVDTILNLIRIAGDYVSEEVWYRVLQIVTNRDDVQGYAAKTVFEALQAPACHENMVKVGGYILGEFGNLIAGDPRSSPPVQFSLLHSKFHLCSVATRALLLSTYIKFINLFPETKATIQAVLRAGSQLRNADVELQQRAVEYLTLSSIASTDVLATVLEEMPPFPERESSILAKLKRKKGPGAASTLDDGRREPGPGGDVNGGVEPAPSAGSTPSPSADLLGLRAAPPAPPSAGSLLVDVFSDSSVGGPPSLGLSPEEAFLSPGAEDPGVPIPEADELLNKFVCKNNGVLFENALLQIGVKSEFRQNLGRMYLFYGNKTSVQFQNFCPTVTHPGDLQTQLVVQTKRVPGQVDGGAQVQQVLNIECLRDFLTPPLLTVRFRYGGTPQALTLKLPVTINKFFQPTEMAAQDFFQRWKQLSLPQQEAQKIFQANHPMDSEVTKAKLLGFGSALLDNVDPNPENYVGAGIVQTKALQVGCLLRLEPNAQAQMYRLTLRTSKESVSRHLCELLAEQF